Sequence from the Prunus persica cultivar Lovell chromosome G5, Prunus_persica_NCBIv2, whole genome shotgun sequence genome:
CTTCTTTTTGCCTGCCTCTGTCAACTCTTTTATCAACCCAGTTGAATTTGTTCGACTTTTCCAAGTCAGAGGAAAAAATCACGTGGGTCTGTttccttttgggttttcactTTTTACTTTGATCATGCCAAGCCCAATTTAGTTTCTTCGAAGCCCAAGCTTGAGATAGGTTCTGGGCCGGGcttttgttggattttggaCCTTTGGTTCCTGTTTATTTTTAGAGTCCAGACTTCTCGGGCCCTAGCGTTTTTGTCTTTGTTATTCTGGGCTCTGTAGCATTGGGTTGGGTGCGCAGgattttggcccaaacaaaggtggtatgagaatgtggtataaaaatgtggtaaaaGTAGCACAAAAGTATTGATTTGTAGTGAGGGGGCCATAGGCTTAAGTATAgcaatttttctttgtatttgttACCACACCCAATATATATAGGCTTATTTGTTGAAATGCCCCATGTGGTTTCCAAATAGTCTCAATTTGTCTCATGACATTTTAAATGACTCAATCTCCCTCGTGAACTTCCATTATGTGACCAAGGTTGACCTATTCGATTAGTTTTGAGATAAAAATCATTAAATCAGCTGATGTGGCATGGGTATTTTGGtaaatttaactattaaaaataaaaaaattcaaataaaaaataaaaaattgcttgaaattatttaaaatgtttaaaaatatatttaaaaaaataaattaggaatAACTTTTTAACAATACCCAACAGCACCTCCCAACCTCCAAGTTCAACGATACTATCAAATCTCTCAtcttctgtctctctctctctctccatcccCTCCCCTGCTATGTCTCCCTCTCTTTCCCTGCAACTTAGATCTGGGGGAGAGAGTTATGCTGGAGAAATATCTCCCCCAAACTGTACCATGTTCTTCCACATAACCAACACCAACCCAAAGTCCACTATTTCCAAAATTAACATAACTCCCCAATAAATAACTCAATAAAATTAATTGGGAGGCCCAAGACCACCCCTGGCCTTAACACAACTTTGCCCCTgactataatatttatattctcAAAAAGCTTACTCGACGTGATAGCTTACATAATTTGCAACGAGATATAAAATATTGTCCGCAATTTAATCATTTGTAAAATCCAGCAAATGTGTGAGGTTTTGTCATAAAAGATAAGTGTAATTAGTAATGGAACCAgttattatatgttatattttattttatcaagttTCCAACCTATGTCTTTACGTTCTTCAACCAAAACTCTATTTAAAAATGTTCCATTCTCTTGCCAAAAAGAATCTCTAATTGCCCTTTATATGCCATCTTAGGATTTTATTAAGGGTAActattttcaatatatatattattttaattaacttatgCTTGtcgtaattttattttagtttttaaagaTTTGTTGTATCCTATATAATGTTGTATGGTATTTGGTCTATATTGTATGATATCGTGTATTGCGTATCTGTATCCGTACTTCATAGGAGCTAATTTCACACAAAGACACGAACAGGTGAAAACTCACTATGTAGATCTAATTATGATACTAAAATACATTGTAAACTCAAGTGAGTGGTGAACTCTAATTATTCAAGTGTCGTTGGGGTTGTGCCGCGAAAAGGTACAATATAGATTCGAATTTTGCCATCATCAAGAGAAAGGAAGCATTGGAGTTTGAATGAAGCTTAGCTCAAGCTTTTATTGCATTATGCTGACATTTTGCTTAGTAGTTCAGTTTGAATATCTTTGATATGATCTCACTTTGAGTACAAGCAATACTCTAAATTATAAGAGGGagggggtttctcacacacactatcgGTGTCATGGAACTCGAACTTGAGACCACTGATCTGCAAATCAAGACCATTTTCTACTGGGTAGATCCTGTTGGCGATATGATCTCACTTTGAATTGAATAGAATTCATTTAACATACTGATGATATACTACAGGCTACCTCGAATGAAACAAATCGTTACAGAGTTATGTACACAGGTTACTTGAAGCTCAGGCATTCGAAGCTGCAAGCAAAGCATGGAATTGGATACCCAGCCCAACATCGTttcaccttttcttttctttccttttcttttttatttatttatgttttgtgTTCACCTTCTTTTGCTTGCTGTTCTCTCCTTGcgcatttttcataaatttcatGCACAATTGTTTGAAATTCAACAACTCCCTACACTGTAATGTTGTAATGGGCTGCCATTGTCTCTGTAGCAAAACTGTTTCTTCCTGTAATTGATGCAAGAATAATTAGTTCAACTTCTTCCCCTTCCAAACTCGTAACAATTAAACATTAATTGTTTATGTTCTAACCATTAAAGTTGGATTCTGTAAGGGCATGCTTTTGGTCTTTACCTATGTATAAGTCAAAAGAAGACAGGGATATAGTCATATCTAAAGGTGGtggagatggagatggagatggCGATGTTGCCTCAAGTTCAGGGAAGCCCAAAATTCTTCATCCACCCATTGAAAGCCATTGGCATCTCCCTCCTCAAGACAAACACAGGCCTTCATCTTCAATGTCAAACTTAGGCCTCAAGACAATGATCAAGTTTCGCGACACGTTCAAGAAGCTTGGAGGGAGTAGCAGCAGCATCAGCAGCAATAAGAGCTTGAAAACGGTTCTCGGAGGAGTTCGTGATCCAAAGGATGAAAAAGTTGTAGAGTGTTTCAGAGAACTGCTTTTCCTTGAGGACCAGCTTCCTCCACAGCACAATGATTATCATACCCTTTTAAGGTAAGTTGATGTGGGAACATTATTTGACATTAAGTGTttccaaattttctatttcattgataatgttatttttctttctttctgagATTTCATTTTATAGGTTTCTCAGAATGAGGGACTTTGAttttacaaaagcaaaagatgCCTTCTTGAGTTATCTTAAGTGGCGCGAGGATTATATGGTTGATGCAATTCCAAAGGTGAAAGATTTCGAAGTAAACTATATTTTCCAACAGATACAGAGGATAATGATATATTTCATATTGGTTTTACAGCATGACTTATTTCAGAAGCTTTAATTTTGGTGTGCTAATAGCACAGAAATGCAGGGATATCATGTTATGTAAACATTAGAGTGTATAGAAGCTTGAAGCACAAGTTACTCTAAAGGCTTGTTTTAAGataaatttgaagaaagcaGACATGGCCTTAGCCAAGTTGGCTAGAGCAGATGTGCTCTCCACTCTGCACCGGAGTTCGAATCCCCCTCCATATAGTTTAAATTAgtttaaagtagaatatcGCTTAtatcaaaaaagataaacCACCAAGTCCATATTAATTACTCTAAAAGCCTGTTTTAGTTCTAGCTTTCATGAGATtaaatataaagtttcaaCTAAAAAAAGTGGAACAATTTTAACCCATAAAATTTGACTGCAGGCCATGTATGGATTGTACCATTATCATTTTACATCAACTAGTCTTACTACAGCAAGGCACATCACTACAAGATTTTCTTTCCCTGTTTTTGGCTAATCCAATAGTAGATGTTCTGATATTGCAGGAGTTTAAGTTTGAGGAGTATGAAGCAGTAAAGAAATGCTATCCTCATGGATATCATGGGGTAGACCGGTACGGTAGACCGTTGTACATCGAAAGAATCGGGATGGTAGACCTTAACAAGCTTCTGCAAGTAACTACCCTTGAAAGATTTACCAAGTATCATGTGTCGGAACAAGAGAAAACATTAAATTGGAGATACCCTGCATGTTCACTTGCAGCCAAGAGGCATGTAGCATCTACAACAAGTATTTTAGATGTGCATGGAGTGGTGAGCATCTCTTTCTCATGTTTGATCTAGAGCAAACTTTCATACGAAGTTGTTCATCCCATATGTTATTTCATGAAGATTTGATTTTGCTGgctgagaaaaataaaacagcctCATCAAATGTGTTATTTGAATTGCAACAGTGAGTTCTAACATACttgaaatttgtgtttgattagGGATTGGCTAATTTCTCAAAGCCTGCTAGATATCTCTTCATGGAAATTCAGAAGATTGATAGCAATTACTACCCAGAGGTACGTTGGTTGTCATTTTCTCTGCAGGGGTGCTATGTGAACAACAAGATGGTTAGAATGGTTGATTGGTGAGTCAGGAGATTAGTAATCTAgattccaaaacaaaaaattagcaAAATTAGTGATGAATATGTCGATAATCTTACCATTAAGTCCATAGGATTAGATTAGATTGGAGATAAGTCACTATATTCAAGGTATGTTGAAGGACGAAACAAGACCCAACTTCAAAAATTTTGTCCAAATTGAAGTTGATGGACTAGTGATGAAGGAAATTTATCCCTTCAAAACCCCACAAGATAGTAGGATATTAACACCTT
This genomic interval carries:
- the LOC18776781 gene encoding phosphatidylinositol/phosphatidylcholine transfer protein SFH11: MYKSKEDRDIVISKGGGDGDGDGDVASSSGKPKILHPPIESHWHLPPQDKHRPSSSMSNLGLKTMIKFRDTFKKLGGSSSSISSNKSLKTVLGGVRDPKDEKVVECFRELLFLEDQLPPQHNDYHTLLRFLRMRDFDFTKAKDAFLSYLKWREDYMVDAIPKEFKFEEYEAVKKCYPHGYHGVDRYGRPLYIERIGMVDLNKLLQVTTLERFTKYHVSEQEKTLNWRYPACSLAAKRHVASTTSILDVHGVGLANFSKPARYLFMEIQKIDSNYYPETLNRLFIVNAGSGFKMLWKAVKAFLDARTLAKIQVLGYNYQSNLLDVVEQSNLPTFLGGGCTCSDYGGCLLSDKGPWNNPDITEMLQAISADNNGVNNYEENGHLDSDEELLRNIKIKALEAEFREANKKIQALEAALEEAKIVLKELGQQVEELRSTPFEG